One part of the Paraglaciecola sp. L3A3 genome encodes these proteins:
- a CDS encoding TonB-dependent receptor: protein MITNKFKLNSVLISMMLAAGTTAQAQQATDETEVINVTGIRGSLASAANIKRESTGVVDAITAEDIGKFPDTNLAESLQRITGVSIDRANNEGNQVTVRGFGPSFNLVTLNGRQMPNSSALASAGISRSFNFREIGSETVSAVEVHKTGRADINSGGIGATIDIQTGRPLAYGGFKAAGSLKGVIDTSVDTGSKVTPEVSAMVSNTFADDTFGVLFAVSHAARDSHTDRVGTQGGWATGYPGQENPDTSAIDTTRNPDLNTWRVPTVDLDAQDTERERQNAQLVLQWAPNDDITATFDYVLSRLDEKSTMNRTSFWFDNVQTGKADVNGTIINPARENDELNFWAWEYAYKTENDSVGLNLEWQASDSLSFDFDAHQSTSHANPGGLPAEVVTNLKNPFGDAAPVTIRADFSTDMPSVSYDDSALPGGAFNKANIEGDLYQERGYEIENTITQIQIDGRWENLDDGGLVAINFGYSNTVYEVDSDNIYSANFALGGDELDLTGLDLTFSPGDIGFEQRSTFSAAQFMDLVRSQDKYNPASHSRNGIEEDTNALYVSFDFDTDFNGMPFTANLGLRHETTDVTSYSVLKPTIGFNWITPLQMSAILADDEVTTILDGKYSHYLPSMNLSLEIQEDLVARFSYSNTIARSNIGSMFPATSLNLHRSGGPFKASEGNPNLLPYEAKNLDLSVEWYYDDASYISVGHFRKEVDNFIAIREEDRVIEGPSGLLTDPSVNPRGNCPEGTVADPIAACVSQPTDPVITWEFSVPQNIDSTEVNGWEFNVQHMFGETGFGAIANYTLVNETDVYNPYSLVNDFALTGLSDSANLVGFYEKEDFSIRVAYNWRDEFLLAGGNSPTFTEAYSQIDVSASYDINDTVSVFIDAINITDETTRRHGRFSNQIIDFEQYGARYNVGVRASF, encoded by the coding sequence ATGATTACTAATAAATTTAAACTAAATTCAGTACTAATCTCCATGATGTTAGCGGCGGGTACTACCGCACAGGCCCAACAAGCTACTGATGAAACTGAAGTAATTAACGTAACAGGAATTAGAGGTTCTCTTGCTAGCGCGGCAAATATTAAACGTGAATCTACTGGGGTAGTTGATGCCATTACTGCAGAAGACATAGGCAAGTTTCCAGATACAAACTTAGCAGAATCTTTACAACGTATAACAGGTGTCTCAATTGACAGAGCCAATAACGAAGGTAACCAAGTTACGGTTCGTGGTTTTGGCCCTAGTTTTAACCTAGTGACTTTGAATGGTCGTCAAATGCCAAATTCGTCAGCATTGGCATCTGCTGGTATCTCTCGAAGTTTTAACTTTCGCGAAATAGGTTCAGAAACCGTTTCTGCTGTAGAAGTACATAAAACTGGTCGTGCCGATATTAACTCGGGTGGCATTGGTGCAACAATTGATATTCAAACAGGTCGACCTTTAGCTTATGGCGGATTTAAAGCTGCCGGAAGTTTAAAAGGCGTGATTGATACCAGTGTTGATACAGGTAGTAAAGTTACGCCTGAAGTTTCAGCTATGGTTAGTAACACCTTTGCTGATGATACTTTTGGTGTGTTATTCGCGGTATCTCATGCTGCTCGTGATAGTCATACAGATCGTGTAGGCACACAAGGTGGTTGGGCTACTGGATATCCAGGACAAGAAAATCCAGATACCAGTGCTATTGATACGACTAGAAATCCAGATTTAAATACTTGGCGTGTGCCTACTGTGGACCTTGATGCACAAGACACTGAGCGTGAGCGTCAAAATGCTCAGTTAGTTTTACAATGGGCGCCTAATGATGACATAACCGCAACATTCGATTATGTGCTTTCTCGCTTAGATGAAAAAAGCACCATGAACCGCACAAGCTTTTGGTTTGATAATGTTCAAACCGGTAAAGCCGATGTAAACGGCACAATCATAAACCCAGCACGTGAAAATGATGAATTAAACTTTTGGGCTTGGGAATATGCCTATAAAACTGAAAATGACTCGGTTGGTTTAAATCTAGAATGGCAAGCGTCTGATAGTTTAAGCTTTGATTTTGATGCGCATCAATCTACTTCTCATGCAAACCCAGGTGGTTTACCTGCCGAAGTGGTAACCAATTTAAAAAATCCATTTGGTGATGCCGCTCCAGTGACTATTAGAGCTGATTTTTCTACTGATATGCCATCTGTTTCATATGATGATTCTGCATTGCCTGGAGGAGCATTTAATAAAGCTAATATAGAAGGTGATTTGTACCAAGAACGTGGATATGAAATTGAAAATACTATCACTCAAATTCAAATTGATGGTCGTTGGGAAAATTTAGATGATGGTGGTTTAGTCGCAATTAACTTTGGTTATTCAAACACTGTTTATGAAGTGGATAGTGATAATATTTATAGTGCAAACTTTGCTCTAGGTGGTGATGAATTAGATTTAACTGGCCTTGATTTAACATTTTCACCGGGTGATATTGGCTTTGAACAACGATCAACCTTTAGTGCCGCGCAGTTTATGGATCTTGTTCGCTCACAAGATAAATACAACCCCGCCAGTCACAGTAGAAATGGTATTGAAGAAGATACAAACGCACTTTACGTATCGTTCGATTTTGACACCGATTTTAATGGCATGCCTTTTACGGCTAATTTAGGTTTACGTCATGAAACTACAGACGTAACATCTTACTCAGTACTTAAGCCTACTATTGGTTTTAACTGGATCACTCCCTTACAAATGTCGGCAATTTTGGCTGACGATGAAGTAACCACAATTTTAGATGGTAAATATAGCCATTATTTACCTAGTATGAATTTAAGTTTAGAAATTCAAGAAGATCTTGTAGCACGTTTTTCTTATAGTAATACGATTGCACGCAGTAATATTGGTTCTATGTTCCCAGCAACTAGCTTAAATCTTCACCGTTCTGGTGGGCCATTTAAAGCATCCGAAGGTAATCCTAACTTATTGCCTTACGAAGCGAAGAATTTAGACTTATCAGTGGAATGGTATTATGACGACGCAAGTTATATCTCTGTCGGACACTTTAGAAAAGAAGTAGATAATTTTATTGCTATTCGAGAGGAAGACCGAGTTATTGAAGGACCCTCTGGACTGTTGACTGACCCGTCAGTTAACCCCAGAGGAAATTGTCCGGAAGGGACGGTCGCTGATCCAATCGCTGCTTGTGTATCTCAACCAACAGATCCGGTGATTACATGGGAATTTTCAGTTCCACAGAATATTGATTCGACTGAAGTGAATGGTTGGGAATTTAATGTGCAACATATGTTTGGCGAAACAGGCTTTGGTGCTATTGCTAACTACACATTGGTTAATGAAACTGACGTATATAACCCATACAGCTTAGTCAATGACTTTGCTTTAACAGGTTTAAGTGATTCAGCCAACTTAGTAGGTTTTTACGAAAAAGAAGACTTTTCTATTCGTGTTGCTTACAACTGGCGTGATGAATTTCTGTTGGCCGGTGGAAATTCCCCAACTTTTACTGAAGCATATTCACAAATTGATGTGTCAGCTAGCTATGACATAAACGATACGGTTTCTGTATTTATTGATGCTATTAATATTACCGATGAAACTACACGTCGCCATGGCCGTTTCTCTAATCAAATTATTGATTTTGAACAATATGGCGCTCGTTACAATGTTGGTGTAAGAGCTTCGTTTTAA
- a CDS encoding aldose epimerase family protein, translating to MFITNTRFCRLMLAVIIITNVGCSAEKEKVSSIELSINQTKFGMYNGQEVSLFTLTNANDMTVKITNYGATVTNIIIPDKSGKLGSITTGFDNFESYFNDDYIENSPYFGGTIGRYASAMKNATFELNGENYNLDKNMGEHHIHGGSVGFDRQMWQAESITNDSYVAVKLTMISPDGDQGYPGTVNVSVEYQLNNNNELSIHYLADTDKATPLSLTNHTYFNLNGFKQNILDHKLQLSSDYYLKPDETNIADGTLVAVKGTVTDFNQSKRIGEAFTQLPMGFEHFYVFNNPQKALNKIATITEATSGRSLEVFSTEPSTLLYTGRYTSDNLAREDGTQYGQFKAFCIETSKYQNGPNIKGSPRTILKPSDKYDETTVFKLSW from the coding sequence ATGTTTATAACTAATACTAGGTTTTGTCGACTAATGTTGGCAGTGATAATCATAACCAATGTCGGTTGCTCTGCTGAAAAAGAAAAAGTTTCGTCTATTGAATTGTCAATTAATCAAACAAAATTTGGTATGTATAATGGCCAAGAGGTTTCGCTTTTCACCCTTACAAATGCCAATGATATGACGGTTAAAATCACCAACTATGGCGCGACAGTCACAAACATCATCATTCCAGATAAGAGCGGAAAGCTCGGATCTATCACTACTGGTTTTGATAATTTTGAGAGCTACTTTAATGATGATTATATTGAAAACTCGCCATATTTTGGTGGCACGATTGGCCGTTACGCCTCTGCAATGAAGAATGCAACGTTTGAGCTTAATGGTGAAAATTACAATTTAGATAAAAACATGGGGGAACATCATATACATGGTGGCTCAGTAGGGTTTGATCGCCAAATGTGGCAGGCAGAGTCAATTACCAACGACAGTTACGTTGCAGTAAAACTGACTATGATCAGCCCAGACGGTGACCAAGGTTATCCAGGCACTGTGAACGTATCTGTAGAATATCAACTTAATAACAACAATGAATTGAGTATTCATTATCTTGCTGATACAGACAAAGCGACCCCTTTATCTCTCACCAATCATACGTATTTTAATCTAAACGGCTTCAAGCAAAACATCCTAGATCACAAACTGCAACTATCAAGCGACTACTATTTAAAACCCGATGAAACAAATATTGCTGATGGCACATTGGTAGCCGTAAAAGGAACGGTAACAGACTTTAATCAATCAAAACGTATTGGTGAGGCCTTTACCCAATTGCCTATGGGTTTTGAACACTTTTATGTATTTAACAATCCTCAAAAAGCATTAAATAAAATTGCCACAATAACTGAAGCAACCAGTGGCCGTTCATTAGAGGTATTCAGTACTGAGCCAAGCACTCTTTTGTATACTGGTCGTTATACCTCTGACAATTTAGCCAGAGAAGACGGTACCCAATATGGCCAGTTTAAAGCGTTTTGTATTGAAACCTCTAAGTACCAGAACGGTCCAAATATCAAAGGTTCACCACGGACTATTTTAAAGCCTAGTGACAAATACGATGAAACTACTGTGTTTAAGTTAAGTTGGTAA
- a CDS encoding PolC-type DNA polymerase III: MSQADTVIVLDFETTGLSPDYGDRAIEIGAVKIQNGMVIDRFQALMNPGRRVSGFIENYTGITNAMLKTAAPCEEVMQQFANFISDYNLVAHNASFDKRFLDAELANISRSYSGQFSCSMLMARRIYQQAPNHKLSSLVRYTNIQSAGEFHRALYDAEMTAKFWLIMLADMQQTYNLGSIPFLLTQRLAKTPKQKVQSLLSSWA, encoded by the coding sequence ATGAGTCAAGCAGATACGGTCATAGTACTGGATTTTGAAACAACGGGTTTGTCACCAGACTATGGCGATCGGGCAATTGAAATCGGCGCGGTTAAAATTCAAAACGGCATGGTCATAGATAGGTTTCAAGCCTTAATGAACCCAGGTAGACGGGTCAGTGGGTTTATAGAAAATTATACTGGCATTACCAATGCTATGCTTAAAACAGCCGCACCATGTGAAGAGGTTATGCAGCAATTTGCTAATTTTATCAGTGACTATAATCTGGTAGCACATAATGCGTCTTTCGATAAACGATTTTTGGATGCTGAACTAGCAAATATTTCACGCAGCTACTCGGGACAATTTTCTTGCTCTATGTTGATGGCCAGACGAATATATCAACAAGCACCAAATCACAAATTATCAAGTTTAGTTCGTTATACTAACATTCAATCTGCTGGTGAATTTCACCGAGCTTTATACGATGCAGAAATGACCGCAAAATTTTGGTTAATTATGCTAGCGGATATGCAACAAACATATAATCTTGGTTCTATTCCATTTCTATTAACACAAAGATTAGCCAAAACGCCTAAACAAAAAGTACAAAGTTTACTGAGTAGTTGGGCTTAA
- a CDS encoding DoxX family protein → MNTQQITKLLSTTAGLAPLALRIPVGITFIAHGAQKLFASFGGYGLEGTGQWMASIGLEPGYLMALLAGSAEFFGGIFILIGLLTRPTALVLAITMLVAIFTVHIENGLFMSNNGYEFALALLAITVSLVFSGSGKLAVDNLIVKNWLK, encoded by the coding sequence ATGAACACCCAACAAATCACTAAACTATTATCAACGACAGCAGGATTAGCTCCTTTAGCATTACGTATACCAGTAGGTATTACTTTTATTGCCCACGGTGCGCAAAAATTATTTGCTTCTTTTGGTGGATATGGTCTTGAAGGCACGGGCCAATGGATGGCATCAATTGGCTTAGAACCGGGCTACTTAATGGCATTATTGGCCGGCAGTGCTGAATTTTTTGGCGGTATATTTATTTTAATAGGATTGTTAACTCGTCCAACTGCATTAGTATTGGCTATCACTATGTTGGTCGCTATATTCACTGTGCATATCGAAAATGGTTTATTTATGTCAAACAATGGGTATGAGTTTGCATTAGCATTGCTGGCAATCACAGTTTCACTGGTATTTTCTGGCTCAGGTAAACTGGCAGTTGATAACTTAATCGTTAAAAATTGGCTTAAGTAA
- a CDS encoding pirin family protein — protein sequence MIDIRKAADRGQANFDWLDSKHTFSFGSYHDPKHMGFSALRVINDDTIAPATGFGTHGHRDMEIITFVTQGVIEHKDSMGNVQQLPKGEFQIMSAGKGITHSEYNGSDSDPLKLLQIWIEPESLGGIPGYQQKDFGQTQGLTPIITPNGENGTLKIKQQASVSHLYLASGTQQQLNITNNRKVFIQVVEGQLNISGQILKPGDGAKITDQSILQLINNSQQILEALVFDLP from the coding sequence ATGATCGACATACGAAAAGCTGCCGACAGAGGCCAAGCTAATTTTGATTGGTTAGACAGCAAACATACATTTTCATTTGGTTCTTATCACGATCCTAAACATATGGGCTTCTCTGCATTACGCGTGATCAATGATGACACCATAGCCCCCGCGACTGGTTTTGGTACCCATGGTCACAGAGATATGGAAATCATCACCTTTGTGACGCAGGGCGTTATTGAACATAAAGACAGTATGGGCAATGTTCAACAATTACCTAAAGGTGAGTTTCAAATAATGTCTGCAGGCAAAGGAATAACACATAGCGAATATAATGGTTCAGATTCTGACCCTCTTAAACTTTTACAAATTTGGATCGAACCAGAAAGTTTAGGTGGAATTCCGGGTTATCAACAAAAAGACTTTGGCCAAACTCAAGGCTTAACGCCTATCATTACGCCAAACGGTGAAAATGGAACCCTTAAGATAAAACAACAGGCTAGTGTCAGTCATTTGTATTTAGCTAGCGGCACCCAGCAGCAACTTAACATAACAAATAACCGCAAAGTATTTATCCAAGTGGTAGAAGGACAATTAAATATAAGTGGTCAAATTCTAAAGCCTGGTGATGGCGCTAAAATTACAGACCAATCAATTCTGCAATTAATCAACAATAGCCAACAAATTTTAGAAGCCTTAGTGTTTGATTTACCTTAA
- a CDS encoding LysR family transcriptional regulator: protein MRNAITLDAIRVIDTIHQKGSFAAAAEALFKVPSALTYTIQKLETDLGVVLFDRSAKRAILTPAGYLLIKEGVALLKATSQLEEKIHQLESGWETSLTIAKDTIIPDQQIFDIIGSFCQLDKQVEINIIEEALGGGWDALHSKRADIAIGLTGELPKGQFDVHQMGSVEFVFVVANQHPLANFIGLLETQHIKQYPSIVVADSSRTLPSRSSGIFESKQTIRVSNMQSKIQAQVQGVGVGFLPLHLIKYHLAEGTLIAKSCALPRPATPIYMASEKGKQGKALNWFCQQLKQQDWFK from the coding sequence ATGCGCAACGCTATTACACTTGATGCTATAAGAGTGATCGACACCATACATCAAAAAGGCAGTTTTGCCGCTGCTGCAGAAGCTTTATTTAAAGTCCCTTCTGCCCTCACGTACACCATACAAAAATTGGAAACAGACTTAGGCGTAGTATTATTTGATCGCAGTGCCAAACGCGCGATATTAACTCCGGCGGGATATTTACTTATTAAAGAAGGTGTTGCTCTTTTAAAAGCCACGTCCCAACTGGAAGAAAAAATTCATCAATTAGAATCAGGTTGGGAAACATCGCTGACCATAGCCAAAGATACGATAATTCCTGACCAGCAAATATTTGATATTATTGGCAGTTTTTGTCAGTTAGACAAACAAGTAGAAATCAACATTATAGAAGAAGCTCTTGGCGGAGGCTGGGATGCTCTACATAGCAAACGAGCAGACATTGCAATTGGTTTAACCGGCGAGTTACCTAAAGGGCAATTCGACGTACATCAAATGGGTTCTGTTGAATTTGTCTTTGTAGTGGCCAACCAGCATCCATTAGCTAATTTTATTGGGCTACTTGAAACTCAGCATATTAAACAATATCCCAGCATAGTTGTAGCAGACAGTTCACGTACTTTACCTAGTCGTTCCTCTGGCATTTTCGAGAGTAAACAAACAATTCGGGTCAGTAATATGCAAAGTAAAATACAAGCCCAAGTCCAAGGGGTAGGTGTTGGTTTTCTGCCCTTACATTTAATTAAATACCACTTAGCTGAAGGCACATTAATAGCTAAAAGTTGTGCCCTCCCCCGTCCTGCAACACCTATCTACATGGCTAGTGAAAAAGGCAAGCAGGGAAAAGCACTAAACTGGTTCTGCCAACAATTAAAACAACAAGATTGGTTTAAGTAA
- a CDS encoding multidrug effflux MFS transporter, producing MKSKSPLLLLILMVIFSPLAIDLFLPALPIMAQEYSVSLTYIQASITVYILSMGFGQLVSGPLADRYGRRPIALAGILIYGVASILTAMASNIELLLFSRMIQGFGACAIVVAAFSCVRDRYDALQSGMMYSYLNGAICCIPALAPLLGNILTEHFGWRSNFEFMAIYAVFAGTIIAITLPETRPAQTTQYKRLLSLARYKPILRHPVFLFHSMVVMLAMAIIIAYVSSSPAWLMARLGLSQSEFVFWFSLNATLNIATCLSAPKVLKSWGARKTIGFGMVMLIVAGLLMLTLLQVPSPIGFMLPVMVSSFGVSLLMGACSGQALAPFSNNAGTASALLGFFQMSGAAVIVGLFQLLPLNEAEQLTLMMLIAIPVYALWRWPKMKTRIMFT from the coding sequence ATGAAAAGTAAAAGTCCATTACTGTTATTAATATTGATGGTAATTTTTAGTCCACTGGCGATTGATCTATTTTTACCCGCATTACCGATCATGGCACAGGAATATTCGGTATCTTTAACATATATACAAGCTAGTATTACTGTATATATTTTAAGCATGGGGTTTGGTCAATTAGTAAGTGGTCCGCTGGCTGATCGTTATGGCCGCAGACCTATCGCATTGGCTGGCATCCTAATCTACGGGGTTGCTTCGATATTGACAGCAATGGCCTCTAATATTGAATTGTTATTATTCTCGCGGATGATTCAAGGGTTTGGTGCCTGTGCAATTGTAGTTGCCGCATTTTCTTGTGTTCGCGATCGATATGACGCCTTACAAAGTGGCATGATGTATAGTTATCTTAATGGAGCTATTTGCTGTATTCCAGCGTTGGCTCCACTACTAGGTAATATATTGACAGAACATTTTGGTTGGCGTAGTAACTTTGAATTTATGGCTATTTATGCCGTTTTCGCTGGAACGATTATCGCTATAACTTTACCTGAAACTCGTCCAGCACAGACCACACAGTATAAACGTTTGCTCTCTTTGGCCCGTTACAAACCAATATTAAGACATCCAGTATTTCTATTTCATTCAATGGTAGTGATGTTGGCAATGGCTATTATTATTGCTTATGTCAGTAGTTCGCCTGCTTGGTTAATGGCTAGATTAGGACTAAGTCAGTCTGAATTTGTTTTTTGGTTTAGTTTAAATGCGACACTTAATATTGCTACATGTCTTTCAGCTCCAAAAGTATTAAAAAGTTGGGGGGCAAGAAAAACCATAGGTTTTGGCATGGTGATGCTGATTGTGGCCGGTTTGTTGATGCTAACGCTATTACAAGTTCCTAGTCCTATAGGATTTATGTTACCCGTAATGGTGAGTTCATTTGGTGTTTCCTTATTGATGGGGGCATGTTCAGGCCAGGCTCTCGCGCCGTTTTCAAATAATGCAGGTACAGCATCGGCATTATTAGGTTTCTTTCAAATGAGTGGTGCTGCAGTTATCGTAGGATTGTTTCAGTTATTACCACTGAATGAAGCAGAACAGCTAACGTTAATGATGTTAATAGCAATACCCGTTTATGCCCTTTGGCGTTGGCCGAAAATGAAAACAAGGATCATGTTTACTTAA